A part of Citrifermentans bremense genomic DNA contains:
- a CDS encoding response regulator: MNNRIMIVDDNEYVRASVEIICSSAQLDLATAASGQECLKHLEDGFKGIILMDIMMPGMDGWDTIREMVARGLYDGNIIVMLTGMGEPDSKMDGLQEYVSDYMTKPFGPDQLLESLEYYLTLLNTPVDYER, encoded by the coding sequence ATGAACAATCGGATCATGATAGTGGACGACAACGAATACGTAAGGGCGTCGGTCGAGATAATATGCAGTTCGGCGCAGCTCGACCTGGCCACTGCGGCCAGCGGGCAGGAATGCCTGAAGCACCTGGAGGATGGGTTCAAGGGGATCATCCTCATGGACATCATGATGCCCGGCATGGACGGCTGGGACACCATCAGGGAGATGGTGGCCCGTGGGCTTTACGACGGGAACATCATCGTGATGCTCACCGGGATGGGGGAGCCGGACTCCAAGATGGACGGCCTGCAGGAATACGTGTCGGACTACATGACCAAGCCCTTCGGCCCGGACCAACTGCTCGAATCCCTGGAGTACTATCTGACCCTTTTGAACACCCCGGTGGATTATGAGCGCTAG
- a CDS encoding histidine kinase, translating into MLAAERHTGRSSYFEPEFGTVAVKIVAGECFATADSVAITTVLGSCVSVCLYDVERGVGGMNHFMLPELLQGRSAAPCSRACSSNCCARYGSCAMRLLLQQLEQLGTHRSRLAAKVFGAGRVMAMATDIGASNASFALEYLRQEGIPVVASDLGECCPRKLVFFPRTGKAWVKRMRDLPAARG; encoded by the coding sequence ATGCTGGCAGCTGAGCGGCACACCGGCAGGAGCAGTTATTTCGAACCGGAATTCGGCACGGTCGCCGTAAAGATCGTCGCCGGCGAGTGCTTCGCCACGGCCGACTCCGTCGCCATAACCACCGTGCTCGGCTCCTGCGTCTCGGTCTGCCTCTACGACGTCGAGCGCGGGGTGGGAGGGATGAACCACTTCATGCTCCCGGAGCTTTTGCAGGGAAGAAGCGCCGCCCCCTGCTCCCGCGCATGCAGCAGCAACTGCTGCGCCCGCTACGGAAGCTGCGCCATGAGGCTCCTCTTGCAGCAGCTGGAGCAGCTGGGGACGCACCGGTCGCGCCTCGCGGCGAAGGTGTTCGGGGCCGGGCGGGTGATGGCGATGGCGACCGACATCGGCGCGAGCAACGCCTCCTTCGCGCTGGAGTACCTGAGGCAGGAGGGTATCCCGGTGGTCGCGTCTGACCTGGGGGAGTGCTGCCCGCGCAAGCTGGTCTTCTTCCCCCGGACCGGGAAGGCGTGGGTGAAAAGGATGCGGGACCTTCCCGCCGCAAGAGGATAG
- a CDS encoding protein-glutamate methylesterase/protein-glutamine glutaminase: protein MAIKVLIVDDSALIRSLLTEIIDAQPDLQVVGTAPDPLAARQRIKELNPDVLTLDVEMPKMDGLAFLEKLMRLRPMPVVMVSSLTEKSSAVTLKALEMGAFDFVTKPKIDIRSGIMEYAGDLTEKIRCAYLSGRRNKVARQAQLSPVQEKLSADAVLPSRRDHFSSTEKVIAVGASTGGTEALKTFLAALPPDCPGILVTQHMPETFTRTFAARLNGLCQLAVKEAEHGERVLPGHAYIAPGNRHLMLARSGANYTVALGDGPPVSRHRPSVDVLFRSAANCAAANSLGIIMTGMGDDGAAGMLEMHAAGARTIAQDEESCVVFGMPREAIARGGVDEVVPLGDIAGRLLGWLASHGRRSFRV, encoded by the coding sequence ATGGCAATAAAGGTTCTCATAGTAGACGATTCCGCCCTGATACGCTCGCTGCTCACCGAGATCATCGACGCCCAGCCCGACCTGCAGGTGGTGGGCACGGCGCCCGACCCGCTGGCGGCCAGGCAGCGGATCAAGGAGCTGAACCCTGACGTGCTCACCCTGGACGTGGAGATGCCCAAGATGGACGGGCTCGCCTTCCTGGAGAAGCTGATGCGTCTGCGCCCCATGCCGGTGGTGATGGTCTCCTCTCTCACCGAGAAGAGCTCGGCTGTGACGCTGAAGGCGCTGGAGATGGGAGCTTTCGATTTCGTGACCAAGCCGAAGATCGACATCCGCAGCGGCATCATGGAGTACGCGGGGGATCTCACCGAAAAGATCCGCTGCGCCTACCTCTCCGGGCGCAGGAACAAGGTGGCCAGGCAAGCGCAGCTCTCCCCGGTACAGGAGAAGCTCTCGGCTGATGCGGTCCTCCCCAGCCGCCGGGACCACTTCTCCTCCACGGAGAAGGTGATCGCGGTCGGGGCCTCCACCGGCGGGACCGAGGCGCTGAAAACCTTCCTCGCGGCGCTCCCCCCCGACTGCCCGGGGATACTGGTCACCCAGCACATGCCGGAGACCTTCACCAGGACCTTCGCAGCGCGCCTGAACGGCCTCTGCCAGCTGGCGGTCAAGGAGGCGGAGCACGGGGAGCGGGTGCTGCCGGGCCACGCCTACATAGCGCCCGGCAACCGTCACCTGATGCTGGCCAGAAGTGGCGCGAACTACACCGTGGCGCTCGGGGACGGCCCCCCGGTATCCCGGCACCGCCCCTCGGTGGACGTCTTATTCCGCTCCGCGGCCAACTGCGCCGCCGCCAACAGCCTCGGCATCATCATGACCGGCATGGGAGACGACGGCGCCGCCGGTATGCTGGAGATGCACGCGGCGGGGGCGAGGACCATCGCCCAGGACGAGGAGAGCTGCGTCGTGTTCGGCATGCCCAGGGAGGCGATAGCCCGCGGCGGCGTCGACGAGGTGGTGCCGCTTGGCGACATCGCGGGGCGCCTGCTCGGCTGGCTCGCCTCGCACGGCAGGAGAAGTTTCAGGGTGTAG
- a CDS encoding ATP-binding protein: MSRLSIDQLKARIGITVGIIVVAVLCVSGLGVAPKMSAAASGGTGKDLLIGVSLQHSLLTLVLCLLIVTLTTLLFRHLDRLKQVQLMVEGQKTELAIKAAQIDAANDSILQVDEEGRLLHFNQALCRLTGYACDELASMRLQEIEPPECACRFEEIVARLRESEEATFESVYLTRTGAAVPVEVHSRLLEREGRTQVLAIARDITERRRNEQRERNRLKALERIATDASLEVLLGCVVGYVEQEIPGSLCSVLLVDESGTRLRHGAAPSLPEAYNQAVCGLRIGKGKGSCGTAAFLRQRVVVEDLATHPYWNGFQPARDAGLAACWSEPVFASNGILLGTLAVYHREPRTPGSDDLRLMEAAAHLAGIAIGRVRADDGRRVLEEQLRHSQKIEAVGQLAAGVAHDFNNLLTPIIVYADMLLQHCDAGSPQARMVDAMSQAAQKASDLTQKLLSFGRKQALHVEHLDLNEVIVSFRDILCATARDNVCIDLRLSPGAAKVQADRGQLEQVLLNLLLNAQDAIEGTGSICIETGHLILDEEFHRQHPVAQPGHYILLAFSDDGCGMAEETLKHMYEPFFTTKETGRGTGLGLATVYGIVKRHEGCIDVKSRPGEGTRFSIYLPASSSSVDPIMVPPPRIAIPPTAGKGKTILLVEDNAMIREVAEELLTSFGYAVLAAETPSRALELAGEERRVDLLATDVVMPEMTGPELYEKLLETYPGLPVLYISGYSAGLLPLNESQRQDAIFLAKPFTMEQFMARIGEMLGSDLLLAAQAPLDHQAMARLIGKSSPRGKDRRITPPQHKGRCL, encoded by the coding sequence ATGAGCCGCCTTTCCATCGACCAGCTCAAGGCTCGCATCGGCATCACGGTCGGCATCATCGTCGTCGCCGTTTTGTGCGTCTCCGGCCTCGGCGTCGCCCCGAAGATGTCAGCCGCGGCCAGCGGCGGCACCGGCAAGGATCTGCTGATCGGCGTCTCGCTGCAGCATTCGCTTTTGACGCTGGTGCTCTGCCTTTTGATCGTTACCCTCACGACCCTTTTGTTCCGGCACCTGGACAGGTTGAAGCAGGTGCAGCTCATGGTGGAGGGGCAGAAGACGGAACTGGCGATAAAGGCGGCCCAGATCGACGCGGCCAACGACAGCATCCTGCAGGTTGACGAGGAGGGGCGGCTGCTCCATTTCAACCAGGCGCTCTGCCGGCTGACGGGGTACGCCTGCGACGAGCTTGCCTCGATGCGGCTGCAGGAGATCGAGCCGCCGGAATGCGCCTGCCGGTTCGAGGAGATCGTGGCCAGGTTGAGGGAGTCGGAAGAGGCGACCTTCGAAAGCGTCTACCTCACCAGGACGGGGGCGGCCGTCCCGGTCGAGGTCCACTCCCGCCTGCTGGAAAGAGAGGGGCGCACCCAGGTCCTCGCCATCGCCCGGGACATCACCGAAAGAAGGCGCAACGAGCAAAGGGAGCGCAACCGCCTGAAGGCACTGGAGCGGATAGCGACCGACGCCTCCCTCGAGGTGCTTTTGGGGTGCGTGGTGGGGTACGTGGAGCAGGAAATACCGGGGTCCCTATGCTCGGTGCTCCTGGTGGACGAATCCGGGACCAGGCTGCGCCACGGCGCCGCCCCCTCGCTCCCCGAGGCCTACAACCAGGCCGTCTGCGGTCTCAGGATCGGCAAAGGAAAGGGGTCCTGCGGGACCGCCGCTTTCCTGAGGCAACGGGTGGTAGTGGAGGACCTCGCCACGCACCCTTACTGGAACGGGTTCCAGCCCGCACGGGACGCCGGGCTGGCCGCCTGCTGGTCCGAGCCGGTCTTCGCCTCCAACGGGATCCTCTTGGGGACCCTGGCCGTCTACCACCGCGAGCCCCGCACCCCCGGCAGCGACGACCTCCGGCTCATGGAGGCGGCGGCGCACCTGGCCGGGATCGCCATCGGGCGGGTGCGTGCCGACGACGGCCGGCGGGTGCTGGAGGAGCAGTTGCGTCACAGCCAGAAGATCGAGGCCGTAGGGCAGCTGGCGGCGGGGGTGGCGCACGACTTCAACAACCTGCTGACGCCGATCATCGTCTACGCGGACATGCTGCTGCAGCACTGCGACGCGGGGAGTCCCCAGGCGCGCATGGTGGACGCCATGAGCCAGGCGGCGCAAAAGGCGAGCGACCTTACCCAGAAGCTCCTCTCCTTCGGGCGCAAGCAGGCGCTCCACGTCGAGCATTTGGACCTGAACGAGGTGATCGTCTCCTTCCGGGACATCCTGTGCGCCACGGCCCGGGACAACGTCTGCATCGACCTGAGGCTCTCCCCGGGGGCCGCCAAGGTGCAGGCGGACCGGGGACAGCTGGAGCAGGTCCTTTTGAACCTGCTCTTGAACGCCCAGGACGCCATCGAGGGGACCGGCTCGATCTGCATCGAGACCGGCCATCTGATCCTGGACGAGGAATTCCACCGGCAGCACCCGGTGGCCCAGCCCGGGCACTACATACTGCTCGCCTTCTCGGACGACGGCTGCGGCATGGCGGAGGAGACGCTCAAGCACATGTACGAGCCTTTCTTCACCACCAAGGAGACCGGCCGCGGCACCGGGCTTGGGCTTGCCACCGTGTACGGCATCGTCAAGCGCCACGAAGGCTGCATCGACGTGAAGAGCCGCCCCGGAGAGGGTACCAGGTTCAGCATCTACCTCCCGGCGAGTTCCAGCAGCGTCGACCCTATCATGGTCCCTCCCCCGCGCATTGCCATCCCCCCCACAGCCGGCAAGGGAAAGACCATCCTTTTGGTCGAGGACAACGCCATGATCCGCGAGGTGGCCGAGGAACTGCTCACCTCCTTCGGCTACGCGGTGCTGGCGGCCGAGACACCGTCGCGCGCCCTGGAGCTTGCCGGGGAAGAGCGGCGGGTCGACCTTCTGGCGACCGACGTGGTCATGCCGGAGATGACCGGGCCCGAGCTCTACGAGAAACTGCTTGAAACTTACCCGGGGCTCCCTGTACTGTACATCTCCGGCTACAGCGCCGGGCTGCTGCCGCTAAACGAGAGCCAGCGGCAGGACGCCATCTTCCTGGCCAAGCCCTTCACCATGGAGCAGTTCATGGCGAGGATCGGGGAGATGCTCGGCTCGGATCTCCTTTTGGCGGCGCAGGCGCCGCTGGACCACCAGGCGATGGCAAGGCTGATAGGAAAAAGCTCCCCGCGAGGCAAAGACAGGCGGATAACTCCGCCACAGCATAAAGGAAGGTGCTTATGA
- a CDS encoding MFS transporter encodes MGSIKSGTKRYRQINLAFFIAGFVTFITLYDVQPLLPEFSREFGVAAAWGSLPLSITTCALAIAMLFAGTISETMGRKKVMVASLVATSILAFVTSRTSTLPELVAVRLVQGMVLAGLPAVAMAYLSEEIAPASLTSAIGLYISGNAIGGMTGRIFTATMTEFVSWRSALAVIGVACLLLSLYFARSLPPSENFKQRPFAARYFFTSLFKQLQDPGLLCLYGISFLIMGSFVTLYNYITFRLLGSPYYLSPSLVSLVFLVYMLGSFSSSMVGGQVERFGRSRMLFLTIATMVAGALITLAGDVPTIVAGIGVFTCGFFGAHTIASAWVGSRAKSARAQAASLYLFFYYLGSSVSGTVGGLFWARYGWGGVVLLIMGLLCLGLFLLKALTLCAEGSCNAKNAVASLDALRS; translated from the coding sequence ATGGGATCGATAAAAAGCGGCACCAAGAGATACCGGCAGATCAACCTCGCCTTCTTCATCGCCGGCTTCGTCACCTTCATCACGCTCTACGACGTGCAGCCCCTTTTGCCGGAATTCTCCAGGGAATTCGGGGTCGCCGCCGCCTGGGGGAGCCTGCCGCTCTCGATAACCACCTGCGCTCTAGCCATCGCCATGCTCTTCGCCGGAACCATCTCGGAAACGATGGGGCGCAAGAAGGTGATGGTGGCCTCGCTGGTCGCAACTTCCATCCTGGCCTTCGTCACCTCGCGCACCTCAACGCTTCCCGAACTGGTCGCGGTGCGGCTGGTCCAGGGGATGGTGCTGGCGGGGCTCCCCGCCGTGGCGATGGCCTACCTGAGTGAGGAGATAGCCCCGGCTTCCCTTACCTCGGCCATCGGCCTCTACATAAGCGGCAACGCCATCGGCGGCATGACCGGGAGGATCTTCACCGCCACCATGACCGAGTTCGTCTCCTGGCGCTCCGCGCTCGCGGTGATCGGTGTCGCCTGCTTACTGCTCAGCCTGTACTTCGCCAGGTCGCTTCCCCCTTCCGAGAACTTCAAGCAAAGGCCCTTCGCGGCCCGCTACTTCTTCACCTCGCTCTTCAAGCAGTTGCAGGACCCGGGGCTTCTCTGCCTCTACGGCATCTCTTTTCTGATCATGGGGAGCTTCGTCACCCTCTACAACTACATCACCTTCAGGCTTCTGGGCTCCCCGTATTACCTGAGCCCGTCGCTGGTGAGCCTGGTCTTCCTGGTCTACATGCTTGGCTCCTTCAGCTCGTCCATGGTCGGGGGGCAGGTGGAGCGCTTCGGCAGAAGCCGTATGCTCTTTCTCACCATCGCCACCATGGTTGCCGGTGCGCTGATCACGCTTGCCGGGGACGTCCCCACCATCGTCGCGGGAATCGGCGTTTTCACCTGCGGCTTCTTCGGCGCCCACACCATCGCCTCGGCATGGGTCGGGAGCAGGGCCAAAAGCGCCCGCGCGCAGGCCGCCTCTCTCTACCTCTTCTTCTACTACTTGGGGTCGAGCGTCTCCGGCACCGTCGGCGGGCTCTTCTGGGCGCGCTACGGCTGGGGGGGAGTGGTGCTGTTGATCATGGGGCTTCTCTGCCTGGGGCTCTTCCTTTTGAAGGCGCTCACGCTCTGCGCGGAAGGAAGCTGCAACGCCAAGAACGCCGTGGCAAGCCTGGACGCGCTGCGCAGCTGA
- a CDS encoding CheB methylesterase domain-containing protein, translating to MSARNLVVIGVSTGGPMTLKALFRELPALDAAFIVVLHITPQMDYRIAQGLDAVASMPVALAEDQEFLQSGRVYLAPGGFHLRLDGNQRVVLCEGPRINYVQPAADVAMLSLTRQLKGKLVGIILTGMGRDGAAGIRHIKEIGGITMAQDQQSSTIYGMPKAAAETGAVDFVLPPNKIAAKLREILDPL from the coding sequence ATGAGCGCTAGAAACCTCGTGGTCATCGGAGTTTCCACGGGGGGGCCCATGACCCTCAAGGCCCTGTTCCGGGAGCTGCCGGCGCTCGATGCCGCCTTCATCGTGGTGCTCCACATCACCCCGCAGATGGACTACCGGATAGCCCAGGGGCTCGACGCCGTCGCCTCCATGCCGGTGGCCCTGGCCGAGGACCAGGAGTTCCTCCAAAGCGGCAGGGTCTACCTCGCCCCTGGCGGGTTCCACCTGAGGCTCGACGGCAACCAGCGGGTCGTGCTCTGCGAGGGACCGCGCATAAACTACGTCCAGCCGGCCGCCGATGTCGCCATGCTGTCGCTCACCCGGCAGCTGAAGGGGAAGCTCGTGGGAATCATCCTGACCGGGATGGGAAGGGACGGCGCCGCGGGGATCAGGCACATCAAAGAGATCGGGGGGATCACCATGGCGCAGGACCAGCAATCCTCCACCATCTACGGCATGCCCAAGGCGGCCGCGGAGACCGGCGCGGTGGACTTCGTGCTCCCCCCTAATAAGATCGCCGCCAAGCTCAGGGAGATCCTGGACCCGCTTTAG
- a CDS encoding cache domain-containing protein — MRLPASKISVVVLFSAVSIALVMMAASHLMLGQIREEAVRQATRQQESSMSAMWEQMARRGRNFRIEDGKLYVGDYYVLNGDNEIPDRIFAITGSRATIFMGNVRVATNIMRSDGTRAIGTRMIGPAYQAIFREGTRYRGEADILGTPYFTAYDPIRDMHGKIIGALFVGVKQSEYLASYDRINLKIRAISVMLGMFFVLLAVLLVQVRKRSENALQQQLAFQQLLLDTIPSPIFSKDAQGRYNLCNKAFQDYVGAPREELLGKSVFDLWPGELAEQYQKMDQAIMESSGTQIYESQVRYADGTLRDVLFHKASFRDEKGMPGGLVGVILDITERKEAEMENSRLAAQMHQSRMVESLMIQLNHDLNTPLTPLFALLPMIKKQVDDPGLQRMLEICQQCANQIKGLAEKSLDLVRISSGHPQLIPVRLAATAEYALGEVADSLMQRGVACNNEIPADLCVLGSAEQLTLLFKNLLGNAARYASTNGEIKLGAALREGMVQVWVQDDGEGLDQQHLALVFNEFFKADVARHDVNTQGLGLAICKRIIANHDGRIWAESPGKGLGTTIFFTLNATGAAPEEAKPEQPGSSQV; from the coding sequence GTGAGATTACCGGCAAGCAAAATTTCCGTTGTCGTCCTTTTCAGTGCGGTGAGCATCGCGCTGGTGATGATGGCGGCAAGCCACCTCATGCTCGGGCAGATCAGGGAAGAGGCCGTGCGCCAGGCCACCCGGCAGCAGGAGAGCAGCATGTCCGCCATGTGGGAGCAGATGGCGCGCCGCGGCAGGAACTTCCGCATCGAAGACGGCAAGCTCTACGTGGGGGACTATTACGTCCTGAACGGCGACAACGAGATCCCGGACCGCATCTTCGCTATAACCGGGAGCAGGGCCACCATTTTCATGGGGAACGTCCGGGTCGCCACAAACATCATGCGATCCGACGGCACGCGCGCCATAGGGACCCGTATGATCGGCCCCGCCTACCAGGCCATCTTCCGTGAGGGGACCCGCTACCGCGGCGAGGCCGACATCCTCGGCACCCCCTATTTCACTGCGTACGACCCGATAAGGGACATGCACGGCAAGATCATCGGCGCCCTTTTCGTCGGGGTGAAGCAGAGCGAGTACCTGGCGAGCTACGACCGGATCAACCTGAAGATCCGGGCCATCAGCGTCATGCTGGGCATGTTCTTCGTCCTTCTGGCCGTGCTTTTGGTCCAGGTCCGCAAGCGGAGCGAGAATGCGTTGCAGCAGCAGTTGGCCTTCCAGCAGCTGCTCTTGGACACCATCCCCAGCCCGATCTTCTCCAAGGACGCCCAGGGACGCTACAACCTCTGCAACAAGGCCTTCCAGGATTACGTCGGTGCCCCGCGCGAGGAACTCCTGGGGAAGAGCGTCTTCGACCTTTGGCCCGGGGAGCTCGCGGAGCAGTACCAGAAAATGGACCAGGCCATCATGGAGAGCTCGGGCACGCAGATCTACGAGTCGCAGGTCAGGTACGCCGACGGCACCCTGCGCGACGTCCTCTTCCACAAGGCGTCTTTCCGGGATGAAAAGGGGATGCCGGGCGGGCTGGTCGGAGTGATCCTGGACATCACCGAACGCAAGGAGGCGGAAATGGAGAACAGTAGACTCGCGGCGCAGATGCACCAGTCCCGTATGGTCGAGTCGCTGATGATCCAGCTGAACCACGACCTGAACACCCCGCTCACCCCCCTGTTCGCACTGCTCCCCATGATCAAGAAGCAGGTGGACGACCCGGGGCTGCAGAGGATGCTGGAGATCTGCCAGCAGTGCGCGAACCAGATCAAGGGGTTGGCGGAAAAATCACTGGACCTGGTCAGGATCTCGTCCGGGCACCCACAGCTCATCCCGGTGAGGCTCGCCGCCACGGCGGAGTACGCGCTCGGGGAGGTGGCGGACTCCCTGATGCAGCGCGGCGTCGCCTGTAACAACGAGATCCCTGCCGACCTCTGCGTGCTTGGGAGCGCGGAGCAGCTCACGCTGCTGTTCAAAAACCTGCTCGGAAACGCCGCGCGCTACGCCTCCACGAACGGGGAGATCAAGCTAGGAGCCGCCCTTAGGGAGGGGATGGTGCAGGTCTGGGTCCAGGACGACGGCGAGGGGCTGGACCAGCAGCACCTGGCACTGGTATTCAACGAGTTCTTCAAGGCAGATGTCGCCCGCCACGACGTCAACACACAGGGGCTGGGCCTTGCCATCTGCAAGCGGATCATCGCCAACCACGACGGGCGGATCTGGGCCGAGAGCCCCGGGAAGGGGCTCGGCACCACCATCTTCTTCACGCTGAACGCCACCGGCGCTGCGCCGGAAGAGGCGAAACCCGAGCAACCAGGGAGTTCCCAAGTATGA
- a CDS encoding CheR family methyltransferase encodes MSGGGFASLPDAFHYELTGDDFARVRGLIYRMAGISLAPGKFDMVYSRLARRLRVRGLDSFAQYLRLVEMGDEEESEAFINALTTNMTSFFREPHHFRMLAERLQKRRGRPVSIWSCASSSGEEPYSIAMTALETLDDPSGLEILATDIDTAVLSKARQGVYPMDQLAKVPLHLRKRFFLRGEGKNDGFARVKDELRQAVFFKRLNLLDDKWPVYGKFDFVFCRNVMIYFDRETQHAILNKIARVLNPDGLLFVGHSESFHHTQELFRLCGTTAYALRG; translated from the coding sequence TTGTCGGGAGGGGGGTTCGCCTCCCTCCCGGACGCGTTCCACTACGAGCTTACCGGCGACGACTTCGCCCGCGTGCGCGGGCTCATCTACCGCATGGCCGGGATCTCGCTGGCGCCGGGGAAGTTCGACATGGTCTACAGCCGCCTGGCGCGCAGGCTGCGCGTGCGCGGGCTCGATTCCTTCGCGCAGTACCTGAGGTTGGTGGAGATGGGGGACGAGGAGGAGTCGGAGGCGTTCATCAACGCCCTCACCACCAACATGACCTCGTTCTTCCGGGAGCCGCACCACTTCCGGATGCTGGCGGAGCGCCTGCAAAAGCGCCGCGGCCGCCCAGTCTCCATCTGGAGCTGCGCCTCCTCCAGCGGCGAGGAACCGTACTCTATCGCCATGACGGCGCTGGAAACGCTCGACGACCCGTCGGGGCTCGAGATCCTCGCGACCGACATCGACACCGCGGTTCTTTCCAAGGCGAGGCAGGGGGTCTACCCCATGGACCAGCTTGCCAAGGTGCCGCTGCACCTGCGCAAGCGCTTCTTCCTCAGGGGGGAGGGAAAAAACGACGGGTTCGCCCGCGTGAAGGACGAGCTGCGGCAGGCGGTTTTCTTTAAGCGATTGAACCTTCTGGACGATAAGTGGCCAGTGTACGGAAAGTTCGACTTCGTCTTCTGCCGCAACGTCATGATCTACTTCGACAGGGAGACCCAGCACGCGATCCTCAACAAGATCGCGCGGGTGCTGAACCCCGACGGGCTGCTCTTCGTCGGGCACTCGGAAAGTTTCCATCACACCCAGGAGCTGTTCAGGCTCTGCGGCACCACGGCTTACGCGCTTAGGGGATGA
- a CDS encoding LysR family transcriptional regulator encodes MDVRQLRYFVEVARVKNFTKAAEALHIAQPAVSMAVKRLEQELELALFNRKDKKVSLTAEGEIFLPHARRILEDLRAAELEMAELKGLSKGEVRIGIPPMISAYFFPDIIRDFKISYPQLRLSVLGEGAWRIQKMIGQGELDMGVVAGGNFPETLEVRRFLREEIVICVPPGHPFAGRRSVTLAEFIREPLVFYKEGYYIREFFLEVLKGAGSAPNIVFETNLFSLVKSLVRNGTGISIFLRMVVAADTDLVAVPFDPPLHLDLLIAWKKDTYLSLANRAFVDFLLQHAAEEWRSQAEQK; translated from the coding sequence GTGGACGTCAGGCAATTGAGGTACTTCGTCGAGGTGGCCAGGGTGAAGAACTTCACCAAGGCGGCGGAGGCGCTGCACATAGCGCAGCCTGCCGTCAGCATGGCGGTGAAGAGGCTGGAACAGGAGCTGGAACTGGCGCTTTTCAACCGTAAGGACAAGAAGGTCTCGCTCACCGCGGAGGGGGAGATCTTCCTGCCACACGCCAGGCGCATCCTGGAAGACCTGAGGGCGGCCGAGCTGGAGATGGCGGAGCTTAAAGGGCTCAGCAAGGGTGAGGTGAGGATCGGCATCCCCCCGATGATCAGCGCCTATTTTTTCCCCGACATCATCCGGGACTTCAAGATCAGCTACCCGCAGCTGCGCCTCTCGGTACTGGGGGAGGGGGCCTGGCGCATCCAGAAGATGATCGGGCAGGGGGAGCTGGACATGGGGGTGGTGGCGGGGGGGAACTTCCCGGAAACGCTGGAGGTGCGCCGGTTCCTGCGGGAGGAGATCGTGATCTGCGTGCCGCCCGGTCACCCTTTCGCCGGGCGCCGTTCGGTGACCCTCGCCGAGTTCATCCGCGAGCCGCTGGTCTTCTACAAGGAGGGGTATTACATCAGGGAGTTCTTCCTGGAGGTGCTGAAGGGAGCCGGCAGCGCCCCCAACATCGTCTTCGAGACCAACCTCTTCTCGCTGGTGAAGTCGCTGGTGCGAAACGGCACCGGTATTTCGATCTTTCTGAGGATGGTTGTCGCGGCCGATACGGACCTGGTCGCAGTTCCCTTCGATCCCCCGCTGCACCTGGACCTCTTGATCGCCTGGAAGAAGGATACCTATCTCTCCCTGGCCAACCGTGCCTTCGTCGATTTTCTGCTGCAGCACGCGGCGGAGGAGTGGCGCAGCCAGGCGGAGCAAAAGTGA